In a genomic window of Flammeovirga agarivorans:
- the mmuM gene encoding homocysteine S-methyltransferase, with protein sequence MEKNTLLLDGGLSNALEDLGYDLNHELWSAKLLIENPQAIIDAHLLYLEAGADIIITSSYQSTIEGWEKQGYTYQEAIELLEKSTTLALEARKVYHQKYNSDKQIWIAGSIGPYGAYLADGSEYRGNYSLSIKDLIEFHTERVKVIDHTKIDLLAFETIPSFDEVKAISSLLSTTQHKGWITVSCKNERELNDGTPIKEVAEYLSNQKNLFGFGVNCTKPEFILELIQDITSTTLSTRVIVYPNAGLVYDPNEKKWRGTAEPLGCEFMAKQWKKAGANVIGGCCQMGPDHISSMKKGLS encoded by the coding sequence ATGGAGAAAAATACTTTACTGTTGGATGGTGGACTTTCTAATGCATTGGAAGACCTTGGATATGACCTGAACCATGAATTATGGTCGGCAAAATTATTAATTGAAAACCCGCAAGCGATTATAGATGCTCATCTTTTGTATCTAGAAGCAGGGGCAGATATTATTATTACTTCAAGTTATCAATCAACAATTGAGGGGTGGGAAAAGCAAGGTTATACTTACCAAGAAGCTATAGAGTTGTTGGAGAAGTCAACGACATTGGCTTTGGAAGCTCGAAAGGTGTACCATCAAAAATATAATAGCGATAAGCAAATTTGGATTGCAGGAAGCATTGGACCTTATGGAGCATATTTGGCAGATGGTAGTGAATACAGAGGAAATTATTCTTTATCTATTAAAGATTTAATTGAGTTTCACACCGAAAGAGTAAAGGTAATAGACCATACTAAAATAGATCTGTTAGCTTTTGAAACTATACCGAGTTTTGATGAGGTAAAAGCGATATCAAGCTTATTGTCAACAACACAGCATAAAGGATGGATTACAGTTTCCTGTAAAAATGAGAGAGAATTGAATGATGGAACACCTATCAAAGAGGTTGCGGAGTATTTAAGCAATCAAAAGAACTTATTTGGTTTTGGAGTGAACTGTACAAAACCTGAATTTATCCTTGAATTAATCCAAGATATTACTTCAACAACATTATCAACAAGAGTGATAGTTTATCCAAATGCAGGACTAGTTTATGATCCAAATGAGAAAAAATGGAGAGGAACTGCAGAACCTTTAGGCTGTGAATTTATGGCAAAACAATGGAAAAAAGCAGGAGCTAATGTAATAGGAGGGTGCTGTCAGATGGGGCCAGACCATATATCATCCATGAAAAAAGGATTAAGTTGA
- a CDS encoding YceI family protein has product MKKLSLTLGILLFAFASTFAQKISPDQSEVKWTGYKVTGQHNGTVAVKGGELKVKKGVVKEGTIVIDLTSLTSLDLQGEWQQKLDGHLKSADFFDVEKHPTATFTLKEVAVDGDVHKLKGDLTIKGVTQEVAFDSKLKSEGKKHTLEGKLKIDRTKFGLKYGSDSFFDNLGDKAIADEFDIDFKVQTI; this is encoded by the coding sequence ATGAAAAAGTTAAGTCTTACACTTGGTATTTTATTATTTGCTTTCGCATCTACATTCGCTCAAAAAATCTCTCCAGATCAATCTGAGGTAAAATGGACAGGTTACAAAGTAACTGGACAACACAATGGAACTGTAGCTGTCAAAGGTGGCGAATTAAAAGTAAAGAAAGGTGTAGTTAAAGAAGGTACTATCGTTATTGATTTAACATCATTGACTTCTTTAGATCTACAAGGTGAATGGCAACAAAAATTAGATGGTCACTTAAAAAGTGCTGATTTCTTTGATGTTGAAAAGCACCCTACAGCAACATTTACTTTAAAAGAAGTAGCTGTTGATGGAGATGTTCACAAATTAAAAGGTGACTTAACTATCAAAGGAGTTACTCAGGAAGTAGCTTTTGATTCAAAATTAAAATCTGAAGGTAAAAAGCATACTTTAGAAGGAAAATTAAAAATTGATAGAACTAAATTTGGTTTAAAATATGGTTCTGACTCATTCTTTGACAACTTAGGTGACAAAGCAATTGCTGATGAGTTTGATATCGATTTCAAAGTACAAACAATATAG
- a CDS encoding Smr/MutS family protein, producing MNIGDKVRSLHDNMDGIVVGFKKNNIIEVEVDGFRMDFVEGDLAIVSQVESDEFGSVEEEERVVVPSQKKKLKARPQAALPLISERGLFIAFVHQNDKILDVYVCNNSDLTIPFVLGTERKGEYKGVHAGVLNTRTQLKVDQVSLQNFEEWPAYVFQSLFFYSGPSVNHEPLVKKLRFKASTFFNNKKEVPGMNADGYVFQLDVQALTEVDASKLKDGILDKSAVVEKVEKVVQKPASEIDLHAEALGLDPNMGNSTLSMQILHFEKELDAAIVTGMDHITFIHGIGSGKLKNEIQKRLSKHNDVDYYEDARKEKFGYGATYVKLK from the coding sequence ATGAACATTGGAGATAAAGTAAGAAGTTTACATGACAACATGGATGGTATTGTTGTAGGCTTCAAGAAGAATAATATTATAGAAGTTGAGGTAGATGGTTTCAGAATGGATTTTGTTGAGGGAGACCTAGCCATTGTTTCTCAAGTAGAGTCTGATGAATTCGGAAGCGTTGAAGAAGAAGAAAGAGTGGTTGTTCCATCACAAAAGAAAAAGTTAAAAGCTAGACCTCAAGCAGCATTACCACTAATTTCAGAAAGAGGTTTATTTATTGCCTTTGTTCATCAAAATGATAAAATTTTAGATGTTTACGTTTGTAATAACTCAGATCTTACGATACCATTTGTACTTGGTACGGAAAGAAAAGGGGAATACAAAGGGGTGCATGCTGGAGTACTAAATACAAGAACTCAATTAAAAGTAGATCAAGTATCATTACAGAATTTTGAAGAATGGCCAGCTTATGTTTTTCAATCTTTATTCTTTTATTCAGGTCCAAGTGTTAATCATGAACCATTAGTTAAAAAGTTAAGATTCAAAGCATCAACTTTCTTTAATAATAAAAAAGAAGTGCCTGGAATGAATGCAGATGGTTATGTATTTCAATTAGACGTTCAAGCGTTAACAGAAGTAGATGCATCAAAACTAAAAGATGGTATTCTTGATAAAAGTGCTGTAGTTGAAAAGGTAGAAAAAGTTGTTCAGAAGCCGGCATCAGAAATCGATTTACATGCTGAAGCATTAGGGTTAGACCCAAATATGGGAAACTCTACATTGAGCATGCAGATTCTTCATTTTGAAAAGGAATTAGATGCAGCTATTGTTACTGGAATGGATCATATCACTTTTATCCATGGTATCGGAAGTGGTAAATTGAAAAATGAGATCCAAAAACGACTTTCTAAGCATAATGATGTAGATTATTATGAAGATGCCAGAAAGGAAAAATTTGGTTATGGGGCAACTTATGTGAAGCTAAAATAA
- a CDS encoding AMP-binding protein, which produces MSFISALDAFQKWEKNTPNLPFLHQNIHGEKLTVTYQEAGEQARKMASAIKGLGIEEGSHVAILSKNCSHWIMADLAILMAGCVSIPIYPTTDKDTIKLILEHSDSKAVFVGKLDDYASQKEGVDAVDIPRIGIEMHGVNEQYGWDELVKKNQPLQEVFKPKSDDLMTILYTSGTTGNPKGVMHKYGSVEFAVKEFEHHFSLPKNPRFFAFLSLAHIAERAAYEFIGLYLGGSIAFPESIETFPANLAEAKPHMFFAVPRIFQKFQESILKKMPQNRLDFLLKLPILNSVIKKKIVGALGLQEAVSVISGAAPISPDLQHWFKKLDLDVNQGYGMSEDVCVSHMNFPGQNKIGTVGQKYDHIQTKLSGEGEVCLKSDCLTLGYYKEPEKTAELFDEEGFLKTGDLGEYDHDGYLSIVGRVKDQFKTDKGKYISPNHLELPLSDNPDIEQVCVVGTGIPQPIALIVPSETGKELSQDALRASVESSLNSLNPTLPNYEKIAKAIVMKEDWTIDNGLLTPTLKLKRNNLEKIHQPYYSEWFSKNDTVIFE; this is translated from the coding sequence ATGAGTTTTATTTCGGCTTTAGACGCATTCCAAAAATGGGAGAAAAACACACCTAACCTTCCATTCCTTCATCAGAACATTCATGGTGAAAAACTTACAGTAACCTATCAAGAAGCAGGTGAACAAGCAAGAAAAATGGCATCTGCTATCAAAGGGCTTGGCATCGAAGAAGGTAGTCATGTTGCTATTCTATCTAAAAACTGTTCACACTGGATTATGGCAGATCTTGCTATTCTAATGGCAGGGTGTGTAAGTATTCCAATTTATCCTACTACCGATAAAGATACCATCAAGTTAATCTTAGAACACAGTGATTCAAAAGCAGTGTTTGTGGGTAAATTAGATGACTATGCTTCACAGAAAGAAGGAGTAGATGCAGTAGATATTCCTAGAATTGGAATTGAAATGCATGGTGTCAATGAACAATATGGATGGGATGAGTTGGTGAAAAAAAATCAACCATTACAAGAGGTGTTCAAACCTAAGTCGGATGATTTAATGACCATTCTTTATACATCTGGTACAACAGGTAACCCGAAAGGAGTGATGCATAAATATGGAAGTGTTGAATTTGCAGTAAAAGAATTTGAGCATCATTTTTCATTACCGAAAAACCCTAGGTTCTTTGCTTTCCTTTCATTAGCACACATTGCAGAAAGAGCAGCTTACGAATTTATTGGTTTATATTTAGGTGGTTCAATAGCATTCCCTGAGTCTATTGAAACATTCCCAGCAAACTTGGCAGAAGCGAAACCACACATGTTCTTTGCTGTACCAAGAATCTTCCAGAAATTCCAAGAAAGTATTCTTAAGAAGATGCCTCAGAATAGATTGGACTTTTTATTAAAGCTTCCAATTCTTAATTCTGTAATCAAGAAAAAAATTGTAGGTGCTCTTGGTTTACAAGAAGCAGTTTCTGTTATCTCTGGAGCCGCACCAATTTCTCCTGATCTACAGCATTGGTTTAAGAAATTAGATTTGGATGTAAACCAAGGTTACGGAATGTCTGAAGATGTATGTGTATCACATATGAACTTCCCAGGCCAAAATAAAATTGGAACAGTAGGACAAAAATATGATCATATCCAAACAAAGCTTTCAGGTGAAGGAGAAGTTTGCTTAAAGAGTGATTGTTTGACATTAGGTTACTACAAAGAACCAGAAAAGACTGCAGAGCTTTTTGATGAAGAAGGGTTCTTGAAAACAGGAGACCTAGGTGAATATGATCATGATGGTTATTTGTCTATTGTTGGTAGAGTAAAAGATCAATTCAAAACAGACAAAGGGAAATACATATCTCCAAACCATTTAGAACTTCCATTATCTGATAATCCAGATATTGAGCAAGTTTGTGTTGTAGGTACAGGAATTCCACAGCCAATTGCTTTGATAGTACCTTCTGAAACGGGTAAAGAGTTGTCTCAAGATGCATTAAGAGCATCAGTAGAGAGCTCATTAAACAGTCTTAACCCGACGTTGCCTAATTATGAGAAAATTGCAAAAGCAATTGTCATGAAAGAAGATTGGACAATCGATAACGGATTGTTAACGCCTACTTTGAAATTGAAGAGAAATAACCTCGAAAAAATACACCAACCATACTACAGTGAGTGGTTTAGTAAAAACGATACGGTTATTTTTGAATAA
- a CDS encoding PAS domain-containing sensor histidine kinase gives MSFAEKSQTLENVLTNQFDIYYNTFPDMLVSINPFDATVVKCNATFERMMEYEKGEGSNKSIYEIYHPSCHLQVSQLVNKFAEQGFLQNERLKLISKRGKTIPVLLSSEAIRNDNGEILFSNSCLRDISTITDLETSLQQANEELEDKIDKLKQKNQELEQFAYIVSHDLKEPVRNIDGVLDLVYEECDEKNDQLNQYYEYIKRSTTRMSKLIHSILDFSKIGKKGNFQIVDLNNIMKNVLDDMCLRIENEKVKIYCPELPVVYGFEIELHMLFQNIISNAIKFKNRRRLPVIKIEVDEQEDFWLFRITDNGIGIEKGHAKRIFSIFKRVHTNIEGTGIGLAECKKIVELHKGRIWLDHSDKNGSVFCFTLTKKY, from the coding sequence ATGAGTTTTGCTGAAAAGAGTCAGACATTGGAAAATGTGCTGACAAACCAATTCGATATATATTATAATACTTTTCCAGACATGTTAGTATCAATCAACCCATTTGATGCTACAGTGGTAAAATGTAATGCAACCTTTGAGAGAATGATGGAGTACGAGAAAGGAGAAGGAAGCAATAAAAGTATTTATGAAATATATCACCCATCATGCCACTTACAAGTCTCTCAATTAGTCAATAAATTTGCTGAACAAGGATTTCTCCAAAATGAACGATTAAAACTGATCTCTAAAAGAGGAAAAACGATTCCTGTGCTTCTAAGTTCTGAGGCGATTAGAAACGATAATGGAGAGATACTCTTTAGTAACTCTTGTCTTCGTGATATTTCTACGATCACAGATCTTGAAACTTCATTACAACAAGCGAATGAAGAACTTGAAGATAAAATTGACAAGCTAAAACAAAAGAATCAGGAATTAGAGCAATTTGCTTACATCGTATCGCATGATCTTAAAGAACCTGTGAGAAATATAGATGGAGTTCTAGACCTTGTTTATGAAGAGTGTGATGAAAAAAATGATCAACTCAATCAATATTATGAGTACATCAAAAGGAGTACAACGAGAATGAGTAAGTTGATTCATAGCATTCTTGATTTTAGTAAAATTGGTAAAAAAGGAAACTTCCAAATTGTGGATCTAAACAATATCATGAAGAATGTGCTTGATGATATGTGTTTAAGGATAGAAAATGAAAAAGTGAAAATTTACTGTCCAGAGTTGCCTGTAGTTTATGGTTTTGAAATAGAGTTACATATGTTATTTCAAAACATAATTTCCAATGCAATTAAATTTAAAAACCGGAGAAGATTGCCCGTAATTAAAATAGAAGTAGACGAACAAGAAGATTTTTGGCTGTTTCGTATTACTGATAATGGAATTGGAATAGAGAAAGGTCATGCAAAACGCATCTTTTCAATCTTTAAAAGAGTACATACCAATATTGAAGGTACCGGAATAGGCCTTGCGGAATGTAAAAAGATTGTTGAGCTCCATAAAGGAAGAATATGGCTAGATCATAGTGATAAAAACGGAAGTGTATTCTGTTTTACACTTACAAAAAAATACTAA
- the bcp gene encoding thioredoxin-dependent thiol peroxidase: protein MSLEIGQKAPDFKSVDQDGNEITLSQFKGKKVVLYFYPKDMTPGCTAQACDLRDNYEKLLAEGYVVLGVSTDSAERHQKFIAKHELPFPLIADTEHVVHNLYGTWQLKKTFGKEYMGTVRTTFVIDEEGNLTDIIKKVKTKEHTNQIIN, encoded by the coding sequence ATGTCATTAGAAATAGGACAAAAAGCACCTGATTTTAAAAGTGTAGATCAGGATGGAAATGAGATTACTCTTTCTCAGTTTAAAGGGAAAAAAGTTGTTTTATACTTTTATCCAAAAGATATGACTCCTGGTTGTACAGCTCAAGCTTGTGATTTAAGGGACAATTATGAAAAACTTCTTGCTGAAGGATATGTAGTGCTTGGTGTAAGTACTGATTCTGCGGAAAGACACCAAAAATTTATCGCAAAACATGAACTTCCATTCCCTCTAATTGCTGATACTGAACACGTAGTACACAATTTATACGGTACTTGGCAATTGAAAAAAACATTCGGAAAAGAGTATATGGGGACAGTTAGAACCACTTTTGTAATCGATGAAGAAGGAAATTTAACGGACATTATAAAAAAGGTGAAGACTAAAGAGCATACTAATCAGATAATTAATTAA
- a CDS encoding transketolase translates to MAEIAELKRVASQVRRDIVRMVNAAGNGHPGGALGCADLFVALYFKHMEHNKEFKMDAKGEDVFYLSNGHISAVFYSTLARAGYFPVSELATHRKIDSRLQGHPTPYEHLEGVRMASGSLGQGLSVAAGTALTKKLNNDDKLVYCLMGDGEQQEGQIWEAAMYAAHNKIDNLIGVIDYNNRQIDGDVSDVLSLIDIEAKYKAFGWETIVADGNDMEKLDAAITKAKELSGNGKPIMIIMKTEMGFPIDFMVGTHKWHGVAPNAEQTESALSQLEETLGDY, encoded by the coding sequence ATGGCAGAGATTGCAGAATTGAAAAGAGTAGCGTCCCAAGTGAGACGTGATATCGTTAGAATGGTTAACGCAGCAGGAAACGGTCACCCAGGTGGTGCACTAGGTTGTGCTGACTTATTTGTTGCTCTTTACTTCAAGCACATGGAACACAACAAAGAGTTCAAAATGGATGCTAAAGGTGAAGATGTTTTCTACCTTTCAAATGGTCATATTTCAGCTGTTTTTTACAGTACGTTGGCTAGAGCTGGGTATTTCCCTGTATCAGAGTTAGCTACTCATAGAAAAATCGATTCAAGATTACAAGGTCACCCGACTCCATATGAGCATTTAGAAGGTGTGCGTATGGCTTCAGGTTCATTGGGTCAAGGTCTTTCAGTAGCAGCGGGTACAGCGTTAACTAAAAAGCTTAACAACGATGACAAGTTAGTTTACTGTCTAATGGGTGATGGTGAGCAACAAGAAGGTCAAATTTGGGAAGCTGCAATGTATGCTGCTCATAACAAGATTGATAACTTAATTGGTGTGATCGATTACAATAACCGTCAAATTGATGGTGACGTATCAGACGTATTAAGCTTAATCGATATTGAAGCGAAGTATAAAGCATTTGGTTGGGAAACTATCGTAGCTGATGGTAACGATATGGAAAAATTGGATGCCGCTATTACGAAAGCAAAAGAGCTTTCTGGAAATGGTAAGCCAATCATGATTATCATGAAAACTGAGATGGGCTTCCCTATCGACTTTATGGTAGGTACACACAAGTGGCATGGTGTTGCTCCAAATGCTGAGCAAACTGAGTCAGCTTTATCTCAATTAGAAGAGACTTTAGGTGATTACTAA
- a CDS encoding ABC transporter ATP-binding protein, which produces MSKKKTILRVDGFSKSYEEGKMAVDHLSFDVKEGEVFALIGRSGCGKTTTLKLLSGQMRPDGGSAYIFGERILGPHERLLAGHDKIALVEQDYNLFDYQTVADNIKYPIRRSSKKYQEYRLNELLRICQLEDYKDVRPKELSGGQKQRVAIARAIADEPPVLLLDEPFSHLDMALRSDLRRMVKNIAIEANISVVFVTHDTHDALSMSDRIGVMSAGQLIQIATPEEIYKKPLNRYAAHFFPHCNVLTSDQLKDLDVNVEKGHYMARPEWVKVVDAVEGAHEATLIHIDYFGNASYGEWKVSDKCHIWVHHDSFSTFQLGEKRSIILKDNVEWWKLDD; this is translated from the coding sequence ATGTCAAAAAAGAAAACTATTTTAAGAGTAGATGGCTTCAGTAAATCTTACGAAGAAGGGAAAATGGCTGTAGACCATCTTTCTTTTGATGTAAAGGAAGGTGAAGTATTTGCACTTATTGGACGAAGCGGGTGTGGAAAAACAACAACTTTAAAACTATTATCCGGACAAATGAGACCTGATGGCGGATCAGCTTATATCTTTGGAGAAAGAATTTTAGGTCCTCATGAAAGACTGTTAGCCGGTCATGATAAAATAGCATTAGTAGAACAAGATTATAATTTATTTGATTATCAGACTGTTGCGGATAATATTAAATACCCAATTAGAAGATCAAGTAAAAAATATCAAGAATATAGATTAAACGAACTCTTAAGAATTTGTCAACTAGAAGACTATAAGGATGTACGTCCGAAAGAATTATCTGGTGGACAAAAACAAAGAGTAGCGATTGCAAGAGCGATTGCCGATGAACCTCCTGTGTTATTACTAGATGAACCATTTTCTCACTTAGACATGGCACTGAGAAGTGATCTAAGAAGAATGGTGAAAAATATTGCAATTGAAGCAAATATTTCTGTTGTATTTGTTACGCATGATACACATGATGCACTTTCTATGTCAGATAGAATTGGTGTGATGTCAGCAGGTCAACTTATTCAAATTGCTACACCTGAAGAAATCTACAAAAAACCATTAAACAGGTATGCTGCACATTTCTTCCCTCATTGTAATGTTCTTACTTCAGATCAATTAAAAGACCTTGATGTGAACGTTGAAAAGGGACATTATATGGCAAGACCAGAATGGGTAAAGGTTGTGGATGCTGTTGAAGGAGCTCATGAAGCTACTTTAATACATATCGATTATTTTGGAAATGCGAGTTACGGAGAATGGAAAGTATCTGATAAGTGTCATATTTGGGTACATCATGATAGTTTCTCAACTTTCCAATTAGGAGAAAAAAGAAGCATTATTCTAAAAGACAATGTAGAGTGGTGGAAATTAGATGACTAG
- a CDS encoding carboxypeptidase-like regulatory domain-containing protein, translating to MKIRSHIYLLLLFLSFACEKPTPYGDLYVQVRDEQGKEVAGGNVILYGNEEDFVDQINPISVPQQTDENGLAFFLNLDSGTYYVAASYTNQEEGIEKNNFLVNTSVKVVATEIGYRNSITVIIWDSFITHLTATNGKKWQVYKMIEVTTEEEIEVPECIQDDQWVFYRNGNFEYLSDSLNCEEGQDDNFTGSFAPVGNGSYIVIQDLDDQIRYGLYIISVSSTQMLAQYGPHLMYFKTVN from the coding sequence ATGAAAATAAGATCTCATATATACCTACTTCTACTTTTTTTATCTTTTGCATGTGAAAAACCTACTCCATATGGGGATTTATATGTACAGGTAAGAGATGAACAAGGTAAAGAAGTAGCTGGTGGTAATGTTATTCTTTATGGTAATGAAGAAGACTTCGTAGATCAGATAAATCCTATATCTGTACCTCAGCAAACAGATGAAAACGGTTTAGCTTTTTTCCTTAATCTGGATTCAGGTACCTATTACGTAGCGGCTTCATATACCAACCAAGAAGAGGGCATTGAAAAGAATAATTTCTTAGTAAATACTTCAGTGAAAGTAGTTGCCACAGAAATTGGTTACAGGAATTCTATCACAGTAATTATATGGGATTCATTTATTACACATTTAACGGCTACAAACGGTAAAAAGTGGCAGGTGTATAAAATGATAGAGGTGACAACAGAAGAAGAAATAGAAGTACCAGAATGTATTCAGGACGATCAATGGGTATTTTATCGTAATGGTAATTTTGAATACCTAAGTGACTCACTGAACTGTGAAGAAGGCCAAGACGATAATTTTACAGGAAGTTTTGCTCCCGTAGGAAACGGTTCATATATCGTTATTCAAGACCTTGATGATCAGATTAGGTATGGATTATATATTATTTCTGTATCCTCTACACAAATGCTGGCTCAGTACGGGCCTCATTTAATGTATTTTAAAACAGTAAATTAA
- a CDS encoding ribonuclease HII, with product MLASSFTEDKIEAGLDEAGRGCLAGPVVAAAVILPRDFSHPDLNDSKKLSAKKRMELREVILKEAIDYKVVEVQAEEIDKINILQASFTAMHRCVDGLKEKPELLLIDGNRFRPYKGIEHECIVKGDGKFLSIAAASILAKTHRDMLMEKLSEDYPQYGWEKNAGYPTKAHRAAIAEFGTTPWHRNSFKLLPEQKTIDFS from the coding sequence ATGTTAGCATCAAGTTTTACAGAAGATAAAATAGAAGCCGGATTAGATGAAGCAGGTAGAGGATGTTTGGCAGGGCCAGTAGTGGCAGCTGCAGTAATTCTACCAAGAGACTTTTCTCATCCAGATTTAAATGACTCCAAGAAACTATCTGCCAAAAAAAGAATGGAACTTCGAGAAGTAATTCTTAAAGAAGCCATAGATTATAAAGTAGTGGAGGTACAGGCAGAAGAAATAGATAAAATTAATATTTTACAAGCTTCATTTACCGCTATGCACAGATGTGTAGATGGGTTAAAAGAGAAGCCAGAATTATTATTGATTGATGGTAATCGTTTCAGGCCCTATAAAGGAATTGAACATGAATGTATCGTCAAAGGTGATGGAAAGTTTTTGAGTATAGCAGCAGCCTCAATTTTAGCAAAAACTCATAGAGATATGCTGATGGAGAAACTTTCTGAAGATTATCCACAGTACGGTTGGGAAAAAAATGCAGGTTATCCTACCAAAGCACATAGGGCAGCTATCGCAGAATTTGGAACAACGCCATGGCATAGAAATTCTTTTAAGTTGTTGCCAGAACAAAAGACAATAGACTTTTCATGA
- a CDS encoding peroxiredoxin family protein, which translates to MHFIRLLLVSIFIISISCSSPTKEVKEELKVSNWRALIVNDHGKEVPFYLQVEGEGKDQVWTIINGDERMRLDDSYYENDSLHIPLLIYEAEIIVKESDTTLKGQFLRKGAYRLPFIAEKGKAPRFVDYEKATVNYTGTYAVKLGETDAIGLFNQSGDYLTGTFLTATGDYRYLEGEVDGNKMFLSSFDGVHILRFEAELEGNRLLNGKMWSGQKSTKTWQGIKDNRAELPDPKTLTHLKEGYDKVSFTFQNEKGDTISLDDPKYQNKVVVIQIMGSWCPNCLDESKFMAPFYEKMKDKDFEVIGLSYERSEDPEVAYKRINRMKRKLNIGYDILYAGTPSKASESLPMLNKIMSFPTSIILDKKGEVREIHTGFSGPSTGHYYEEHISEFTSLVNNLLMEHETSK; encoded by the coding sequence ATGCATTTTATCAGACTACTATTAGTATCTATTTTCATAATTTCTATATCATGTTCAAGCCCTACAAAAGAGGTGAAGGAGGAATTAAAAGTATCCAACTGGAGAGCTTTAATTGTTAATGATCATGGTAAGGAAGTACCTTTTTATCTTCAAGTGGAAGGAGAAGGCAAAGACCAAGTTTGGACAATCATTAATGGAGATGAAAGAATGAGGTTGGATGACAGTTATTATGAAAACGATTCATTGCATATACCATTATTGATCTATGAGGCAGAAATCATTGTAAAAGAAAGTGATACGACTTTAAAAGGTCAATTTTTAAGAAAAGGGGCTTACCGATTACCATTTATTGCAGAGAAAGGCAAAGCTCCTCGTTTTGTAGATTATGAGAAAGCAACGGTAAATTATACAGGAACCTATGCAGTGAAGTTGGGTGAGACCGATGCCATTGGTTTATTTAATCAAAGTGGAGATTACCTTACAGGGACATTCCTTACGGCAACTGGAGACTATAGATATTTGGAAGGCGAAGTAGATGGAAACAAGATGTTTTTATCATCATTTGACGGAGTTCATATCTTAAGATTTGAAGCAGAGTTGGAGGGAAATAGACTTCTAAATGGTAAAATGTGGTCAGGTCAGAAATCAACAAAAACTTGGCAAGGAATTAAAGATAATAGAGCAGAGCTACCTGACCCTAAAACCTTAACTCATCTAAAAGAAGGGTATGATAAGGTGAGTTTTACTTTCCAAAATGAAAAAGGAGACACGATTTCTTTAGATGATCCAAAATACCAAAACAAGGTAGTAGTGATACAAATTATGGGTTCATGGTGTCCAAACTGTCTGGATGAAAGTAAGTTTATGGCTCCTTTCTATGAAAAAATGAAGGATAAAGATTTTGAAGTGATTGGTTTGTCTTATGAAAGATCAGAAGATCCTGAAGTAGCATACAAGCGTATTAATCGTATGAAGCGTAAGTTGAATATAGGTTACGATATTTTATATGCAGGTACACCTTCTAAAGCTTCAGAATCTTTACCGATGTTAAATAAGATCATGTCTTTCCCAACATCGATTATCTTAGATAAAAAAGGAGAAGTGAGAGAAATACACACAGGTTTCTCCGGACCAAGTACAGGCCATTATTACGAAGAACATATTAGTGAGTTTACTTCTCTCGTCAATAACTTGTTGATGGAGCATGAAACTTCTAAATAA